A stretch of DNA from Carya illinoinensis cultivar Pawnee chromosome 12, C.illinoinensisPawnee_v1, whole genome shotgun sequence:
GTAGCAATCAGCCAGCTACAGAAACTTGTTCCACAACCTGCGGGCTCTAGGGATTCTGAGatgcaaatattaaaaaagggaggaaaaaaaatgcaaagacCATAGGTGAACTCATTCCTCTTTCATTCAAGGAGCTGGCAGAACCTATAGCCGACTCCAGATATGTTAACCACAAAAATTCAGCTTCTTCATCACTTTGGCATAAGCTACAGGGACGATGGCAGGTTGCCTGAGTCTGCGTTTTGACTTCTTTGACTGCATCATTAAACAACACCAGTTCATTAATTTCATCAACTGAATTCATTGCTCCAAACTCAAATAACTTCAAGTCATGATTTGCAGCTTTATATTTTGAATCGCCAGAATGATAGAAACActgtcacatattttttttgataagaaaaatttttccgTAAGTTTTAGAAACTGTCAAATATTAACAAtaggcaaaaaaataaaagtaaaatcacACATTAGTGAACTCTTAACAGTTCAATATCTCTATCTTAAGATCGTGTCAATGTTTTGAGTGCATTTTAGGGCATTCATGTGATTGTCCCTCCCAACATTGAGTAAGGAGCAGATGCTCCTATGCACATGCATCCCACACGTTCTTAATGATCCCCACATTTCACAATTCTTCCCCAAAACATCACACCTTCATTTGCAGCGTTCTATAAGCTTTTATTTGGAAGGGTTTCATGCATTGTTCTAATGTGCATAGCATCAAGTGGCCAAACCCCTTCTCACAGAACAAACTCCTAGTCTCGTACTGACCAATCAGATAGAATTAAGATTCATCTCCCTTCTTGAATTTTCTTTCAAAAGGTGAATATATAGAAAaagaagaacgaaagaaaaaaaacttaacAAGGAGCTCCTAATAAGAACATTCTTTCCAACTTTTGACTAGTAGCATGACTTCCACCGACACTGGACAAACTTCTAAATCTCTCCTGGTTTCCTCACCAGCTTGGATCTACTTCAGCACCAAATGCAAAGGTGAGATAACTGTAAGGCAACTCTCTCACTCTGTAGTTCAAAACTTTGCAACTGTTCAATGTTAAGATTCACTCCCATGCACATTACTACCAACAAATTTCAACTTGAATTACAGGTATTCCTTTGCTATCCTTCAAACTGCAAATCAATTCCCTTCTCTGCATAAATCCTGCTTAATGCCTTCCCATCTACAcagaaaataaaagcaaatagGATCTCCAGCACCTCCTCTGGAGCAAGGGAAAACCCCAAGCTAGAAAACGCTGCAGTAAATAAAATAgcttaatactatatatactacgGGACATTTGGACATGGAGACGACATAGGAAATTCTCgaaattctcaaaacttctcataatctcattcccaaacatcgctcaaacacaaaatacctttcaatttcaaatcttaactttttcatctaattattacctaatcattatccaaacacaaaaaaaaccaatacttttacaaactccaaaacaaaatacaaaaaacaatatatctttttcaaacctcaaaacaaaaatcatattaaaaagtatattcaaacactctcttttaactttataatatttttatccaacttgttctctctcatttcccaaaacttaataaaacatcttaactcaaaccatttcattactattcacagaattTAGAAATACTCTAACAAACATTCTAACAGCAACATCCTTGGATTAGGTAGCAAACACGGTATTCTTGGTCCAAAGGCAGAGAaaggttttttcctttttttttttaaaaaaaaaaaaagaagagaaaggggTAGTATTAATAAGGATAgacaaagcccaagtacacaagatggtatacaagagataaaaccTATCTAGATCATAAGGCCGAGAAAGGTATGAGGCAAATTCAAGAACAAAAATCAGCTTTTGACGACACCAGCTCTAGCCTGAAGGATAAGACTTCTGAAGCAATCTAGTAAAGGCCACAAGGACACTGGGCACCGGAGTACTAGCTGGCTAGAAAGGTAAGGCAGCAAAATTGAGCAGTGCGTTTCTCATTTTCAATTTACATCATAAGCCCCAATCAGTCATCACATATACGTGATGATATAAGCTACAAAACAAGTATCTCCTTAATCACCTAGGCCCAAAGGAGATGGAGATCCAGCATCACTCCTTTGACTTTCATAATTGATTTAAAAAGGCACAAGTGACATTAGCAGGTTATAAATCTAAAGGTGATTTTACAATCTGCTTTCCTTGTATGGTTTGTATGGGTAAACACAGAGACTTTAACACACTTCCAACTCATATCAATTGCTTTGACGAGACTCATACTGTGGGGTCAATAAAACCAAGGGAGAAACCATAATGACAcgaaataaaaatttaacacGGTGATACTACAGCCCTGAAGAAGACTGCTGGAGTCGATATACAGTTCCGAACGAAGTGGAGCTTAACATTATATGTAaattcattttcacatgtgCTAATTATTTTGATGGGATTTATATGGCGTTCAATTCCATAACAGATAGAGTTGATAGTTACATTCCAAATGGCAAATGGTATTAATGCGGTCAAACCTTCAAATGTGCATTGTGCCGCTTTCCCTCCTTCCAGCGCCTGATATTGCCATCACTCATTGTCCTGAACCTGGACTTGTAAGACCTGATAAAGAGATACCAAAACCATTAAAGAATGACATTCATTTCATTACAAGGGCTATGAGTGAGTGAACCTACGAATAGAacttcattttagttttctttatcTTAGACGTGACCGGTGTCATTGGCTTTCTCCTCTTCTTCCGCTCTCGGGAAGAGACATGCCGAACTTGAATTACCTACACACATATCAACAACTACAGATAAGAATTCTCCAttccatttttctcaaaaaaaaaaaaaaaaattctccattCCAAGCACAAGAATACTCAAACTTCAAATTTCACACACATATCAACAACTACAGATAAGAATTCTCCAttccatttttctcaaaaaaaaaaaaaaaaaaattctccattCCAAGCACAAGAATACTCaaacttcaaatttcaatagtGAAAATGAATCAGCCAGTTCAACCaaggcaatttttttattaatatttctgTCACAAACGATGGCATTCAAAATTCAGAATCTTCCTATCAGGGGCATTTTCTCAGTAACCAAACAGACAATAAGGGAAGTGGctaaaaattaaactgaaaacaaaaataaacacaaacccAACTTACAGATAGAGAAACTGGGGGAGACACAAAGTGGGGCTGCAAAACTATCGAATAATGGATCGTAGAAGATGCATTGGGGTGCCTGAAGCGGCATCTACTGGCAGCAAAATGGAAGGGTTGATGGAGCTGTGTGGAAGAGTGAATAAGGCGACGTGAAGTAGAAGTAGAGAGAGACGAAAGAGTGTGGGACGACTGAGGGGCCAGAGTCCGAAGCTTCGCACACCATCTCTGCATCATTTTCGTCGGGAATTGCCTTTACAGGAATGGTTTTACCGAGGTTCGGTTTTTTGCATCGCCCTCTGGGAGAAGACCCAGAATTGATTTGAGGGCTGTAACGAGAGTTGTTTGGGGATCTGGTTAGTGTGCTAAAGTCTCCGGGTTAAGAGTATTTTTGCCTTGGTTTTATGTTGTCCGCAGTCGGTATAAGTCGTCGAGCCTGCATTATTATTTGTTTGGGTGGGGCTCCTCTGCCGCCCCACTTTATCTTCtagtgttatttatttattatttttaattatttttcttaattttttaattattaaataaaaaaacatatcaatacatttaaaattatttcctcaatcactaaataaaaaaaaatatttttttccaagtACATTTAAGAGGTATTGTCTGGACGATACAACAACATTTTCCTTATTTGTTTAGCTATCCaaatttacaccattttttaatttttattttttgtttgggtGGGACTACTCTGCCGCCCCACCTTTATCACTGGGCATATCGTTtagtgttatttatttattatttttaattatttttcataaatttttaatcactttcttaattattaaataataaaaaatatcaatacatttaaaataatttttttaattattaaataattttttttttccaaaaagtaCATTTGAGAGGTACCGTCCGGACGGCACAGCAACATTTTCCTTATTTGTTTAGCTATCCTAATTTAcaccctttttttaattttaatttttataatttcattatcttattaccaaaatgatgatataaatttaaagaattctacttcaatattatttctatatttttttttacaaaatcctAATTAAtcgattatcattttttatcagTCGCCTctcattatttataattaataaatcagACTATACATTattacaaaaattctatatacagttaattttatatattttttacaactccattaatataattaactgcattattttttttataaataattttacaatctgatatattatgttaataaatattagtttgtaaatttatttttgtgactgaaatatttatgttttaaattagaTACATTAAtcacaaaatacaaaatgataattacaatttacaacgagaaacacaagaaatttaatcCAATAATGGACTTTAGCACTTCCACTAAAACATCACCAACACAACCATTACAATCACGTTGGCATGAATTATTAATTAGCAAAGAATTGATGTCACACAAAAGACATAATTacttaaaaacatatttttgtgATATCTCTTTGTTGATCACAATGTTGAAGAAAATACTGATGGAGTTCAGTTCCCTATGGTGTTAATTCTCCATGCTCAAGTTCCTTAACTTGCATCCCTCCATGATCCATGCTGTGCTTCGGGGATCCCTTCTCGCTATCATCATCTGATGATCTCACATGTCCGGCGGCCACGGCTCCTCCAAAATCACTGAGATTCCCGAAAATCAGCATAACAATTCCGAGCAGGGCAGTGAAGAATGCTGTACCGAAAGAAGTGCCAATGTTTCCGGGGACTACAGATGCAACTGTAAAGCCAGCAAACGCGCCAAGAACTTTCATCCACGAGAACCAGAGAGAGAAAGCACCTTCTTTTCCCGGCGGCGAACAATCCAGCAACAAAACCCGTCCGAAAGCATGCAAAAGCCCGGTGGAAGTGCCCTGAGCAGCGGCGAAAAACAACACGGAGTGTCTTTTCCAGTTTGATCCCTTGTAATAGAATCCCACCCCTGTCGTGGCCGCCGATATAAAGAAGCCAAGTAGCTGCATTTTCACCGCGTCTGCCTTGATAAGATGCTGCAGTGGTTGTAATAGTGGCagagaaaacaaaggaaagatgaaataaataaaccagAAATAAAGCAGAAATGTCGGCTTCAGACACAATTGACCCACGAGAAACAGCACCCCTCCAGTGAAGATGCACATTGTGGTAAATGAAGAAAGGAAAACTCCGGCAAGGCTTTCGATTGCATGAGGATACTTAAATATGGAAAGAGCATGGGATCTTGACTGCGAAGGAGTATCGTCTTTGAAGATTCTGGCAGCACTGGTGACGACATGAAATATTCCGACGAGCCACATGAGGCCGCTGAAGATGGAGACGACCCAAAGGCTTAAAAGCTCCTCATCCGGCGACTCTCGAAGCATATGGTATGTGAATGCCGCAATGATTGCAGAACCTGCGCAACCGGCGACAGTGCCATAAAGGGAGAACCAACCGGAGATAGCTCTTCTTGTGGGAAATTGGCGTTCGGGAATGTTTGGCCCAGTAAAGCCGCGAACCATTAGGCCAAGGTGGCGGGTGTGGCAGGATCTGGCAATAGTA
This window harbors:
- the LOC122289658 gene encoding uncharacterized protein LOC122289658; amino-acid sequence: MMQRWCAKLRTLAPQSSHTLSSLSTSTSRRLIHSSTQLHQPFHFAASRCRFRHPNASSTIHYSIVLQPHFVSPPVSLSVIQVRHVSSRERKKRRKPMTPVTSKIKKTKMKFYSSYKSRFRTMSDGNIRRWKEGKRHNAHLKSKKSKRRLRQPAIVPVAYAKVMKKLNFCG